One part of the Entelurus aequoreus isolate RoL-2023_Sb linkage group LG05, RoL_Eaeq_v1.1, whole genome shotgun sequence genome encodes these proteins:
- the LOC133649892 gene encoding CREB3 regulatory factor-like: MPQPNLSGMEPPFGDDFQNFSFADQALTSTELLANTSDPDFMYELDREMSHRQSPYGDGVVGGADGAKESDGGAEQLMLSGDYDTVHGSAVFEQWDSYWEDLTRYTRLASCDIWGTKEVDFLGIDDFSSPYQDEEVIGRTPTLAQLNSEDSQPVCEVLYPPVDLGPPAPPPQPACPNKRPPLLGSGPGLSRPSASSSSSSRHSRNLLPDFPEGFQKATRPVPSSTETMTKTQPFLSAAPDPGHVPVKAQGRASKMAAPASGSFDFVRKAKVRVSTALKSQADAPSQTYLERLAAPPDNVASTSGSFERRAEPSRKRETPSEWATAPQLAEASPEGGASVARSVEVVGGVSAGEGADVVEGREKSKEEEHNYSLFLTRRRLAGRSHSYLEEEEEEEEEEEEEEEEEAEEEEEDEGDGLELDDEDHDEGFGSEHELSDNEEEDEDEDYEADKDDDMSDAFSEPGCDAALMDDDKGLTAGVSSHKRGKRRYFWEYSEQLTPSKQERMLKPSEWDRHTLPSNLYQKNGPLHGKYMLKKSRRTDVEDLTPNPRKLLQIGTELRKLNKVIGDLTPVSELPFTARPWSRKEKNKLASRACRLKKKAQYEANKVKLWGLSTEYDRLLFVINAIKEEIVTRAEDSSPRPSNMSDTLERLIQETLVEPPVAGQTSDFVNKILETTGGGDPTGGLVGLRVPTSKI, from the exons ATGCCTCAG cccAACCTCAGTGGGATGGAGCCTCCCTTTGGGGACGACTTTCAGAACTTCTCCTTTGCCGACCAGGCACTGACCAGCACTGAGCTGTTAGCCAACACCTCCGACCCGGATTTCATGTACGAGTTg GACCGAGAAATGAGTCACCGACAGAGCCCCTACGGCGACGGCGTGGTGGGCGGCGCCGACGGCGCCAAAGAGTCTGACGGCGGCGCGGAGCAGCTGATGTTGTCCGGCGATTACGACACCGTGCACGGCAGCGCGGTCTTTGAGCAGTGGGACTCGTACTGGGAAGACCTGACCAG atacACTCGCCTGGCCAGCTGTGACATTTGGGGCACCAAGGAGGTGGACTTCCTGGGGATAGACGACTTTTCCAGTCCTTACCAGGACGAGGAGGTGATTGGCAGAACTCCCACCTTGGCTCAGCTCAACAGCGAGGACTCCCAGCCCGTCTGCGAGGTGCTTTACCCGCCGGTCGACCTCGGCCCCCCTGCACCGCCGCCGCAACCCGCTTGCCCCAACAAGAGACCCCCGCTCCTCGGCTCGGGCCCCGGCCTTTCCCGGCCCTCCGCAAGCTCCTCCTCCTCATCTCGCCATTCTCGGAATCTCCTGCCGGACTTCCCTGAAGGTTTCCAGAAGGCCACCAGGCCGGTCCCCTCCAGCACCGAGACCATGACAAAGACGCAGCCCTTCCTGAGCGCCGCCCCGGACCCCGGCCACGTTCCGGTCAAAGCCCAGGGGCGAGCCAGCAAGATGGCAGCCCCCGCCTCCGGAAGCTTTGACTTTGTACGCAAGGCTAAAGTCCGCGTGAGCACCGCTCTTAAAAGTCAGGCCGACGCCCCCTCCCAGACTTACCTGGAGAGGTTAGCCGCCCCTCCCGACAACGTGGCGTCCACCTCCGGCAGCTTCGAGAGGAGGGCGGAGCCGAGCAGGAAGAGGGAGACGCCGTCGGAGTGGGCCACCGCCCCTCAGCTGGCCGAGGCCAGCCCCGAGGGCGGAGCATCGGTGGCGAGGAGTGTGGAGGTCGTGGGCGGAGTTAGCGCTGGCGAGGGAGCGGACGTGGTCGAAGGCAGGGAGAAGAGCAAAGAAGAAGAACACAACTACTCGCTCTTCCTGACGCGAAGACGTCTGGCGGGAAGAAGCCACTCCTacctggaggaggaggaggaggaggaagaagaagaggaggaggaagaagaggaggaagcggaggaggaggaggaggacgaagGCGACGGCCTGGAGCTGGACGATGAAGACCACGACGAAGGTTTCGGCAGCGAGCACGAGCTGTCCGACAACGAGGAAGAGGACGAGGACGAAGACTACGAAGCCGACAAGGACGACGACATGAGCGACGCCTTCTCCGAGCCAG GCTGCGACGCGGCGCTGATGGACGACGACAAGGGTCTGACGGCGGGGGTGTCGAGCCACAAGCGAGGGAAGCGCCGCTACTTCTGGGAGTACAGCGAGCAGCTGACGCCCTCCAAGCAGGAGCGCATGCTCAAACCCTCCGAGTGGGACCGCCACACGTTGCCGAGCAACCTGTACCAGAAGAACGGACCCCTGCACG GCAAGTACATGCTGAAGAAGTCTCGGCGTACGGACGTGGAAGACCTGACCCCCAATCCCAGGAAGCTTCTTCAGATCGGCACGGAGCTGCGAAAACTCAACAAGGTGATCGGCGACCTGACGCCCGTCAGCGAGCTGCCCTTCACCGCGCGGCCCTGGTCCCGCAAGGAGAAAAACAAGCTGGCGTCCAG GGCTTGTCGTCTGAAGAAGAAGGCTCAGTACGAAGCCAACAAGGTCAAACTGTGGGGACTCAGCACCGAGTACG ATCGCCTGCTGTTCGTCATCAACGCCATCAAGGAGGAGATCGTCACCCGCGCGGAGGACTCGTCTCCTCGGCCCAGCAACATGAGCGACACGCTGGAGCGACTCATCCAGGAGACCCTCG TGGAACCGCCTGTTGCCGGCCAGACTTCGGACTTCGTCAACAAGATCCTGGAGACCACAGGAGGCGGCGACCCCACCGGCGGACTGGTGGGCCTGCGCGTGCCCACCTCCAAAATCTAG
- the LOC133649983 gene encoding cilia- and flagella-associated protein 251-like encodes MSVLGGPWNPDSERLSHLAPNARSQQAANSSAGSCRCWRTRWEVVEDDDDEDSKKEDNYDDGKDDDDDEEVDVDEEEQEEGDLEKEEVKEEEGQDEDRQEKEDEEGQEDKEEGQEDKEEGKEKEEDKEDEEEEKEQVKKEEKTGGTGGRGRLHFPLPQKGRRGVDSAGRSPGLRLAVEDCGEAWPADRQRGGARRGRPRDGCEEAWPAGKWRGGARRDRRRDRCQVRGSTEYY; translated from the exons ATGTCagtccttggtggtccatggaaccccgacAGTGAGAGACTGTCACATTTGGCGCCCAAT GCGCGCTCGCAGCAAGCAGCCAACAGCAGTGCCGGCTCCTGCAGGTGTTGGCGGACCAGGTGGGAAGTtgttgaagatgatgatgatgaagatagtAAAAAGGAAGATAATTATGATGATGgtaaagatgatgatgatgatgaagaagtTGATGTTgatgaagaagaacaagaagaaggagacctagaaaaagaagaagtaaaagaagaagaaggacaagatGAAGACAGACAAGAAAAAGAAGACGAAGAAggacaagaagacaaagaag aaggacaagaagacaaagaagaaggaaaagagaaagaagaagacaaagaagatgaagaggaagaaaaagaacaGGTGAAAAAAGAGGAGAAGACCGGGGGCACAGGTGGTCGTGGCCGTCTTCACTTCCCGCTCCCTCAAAAAGGGCGTAGGGGAGTAGACTCAGCCGGTCGGAGTCCCGGCTTGCGTCTGGCGGTGGAGgactgtggggaggcgtggccggcagaccgacagcgaggcggggcacgccggggccgaccCCGAGATGgctgcgaggaggcgtggccggcgggcaAGTGGCGAGGTGGGGcgcgccgggatcgacgccgAGATAGatgtcaggtgcgtggatcgactgagtattattga